Proteins co-encoded in one Setaria viridis chromosome 9, Setaria_viridis_v4.0, whole genome shotgun sequence genomic window:
- the LOC117837960 gene encoding protein GRAVITROPIC IN THE LIGHT 1 yields MIRPGSKESQNYDNNNQKVHPQPIDENMNQNGDSMDTMIGRIFNNISSLKSAYIQLQEAHTPYDPDKIQEADKLVIEELTKLSELKHTYREKNPKPVAASPQDSRLLSEIQEQQNLLKTYEVMVKKFQSQIQTRDTEITHLQQQIDEAKLRKSKLEKKLKQRGLLNKESEESDEEENYFSIELTPSLFTSAVDNAYQSMHDFSKPLINMMKAAGWDLDAAANAIEPGVVYTRRAHKKYAFESYICQRMFSGFQEESFSIKDSNISVSNEAFFHQFLAVRAMDPLDVLSQNPDSIFGKFCRSKYLLLVHPKMEGSFFGNMDQRNYVMSGGHPRTPFYQAFLKLAKSIWLLHRLAYSFDPKVKVFQVKKGSEFADIHMESVVKNIILDEGAERPKVGLMVMPGFLIGTSIIQARVYLSGVKCAD; encoded by the coding sequence ATGATCCGGCCAGGCTCTAAGGAGTCACAAAATTATGATAACAATAACCAAAAAGTTCATCCTCAACCAATTGATGAGAATATGAATCAGAACGGGGACTCGATGGACACTATGATCGGGAGGATATTCAACAACATATCCTCTTTGAAATCTGCGTACATTCAACTGCAAGAAGCCCACACCCCATATGACCCTGACAAGATCCAGGAAGCTGATAAGCTTGTCATAGAGGAGCTTACAAAGCTTTCAGAACTCAAGCATACCTACAGAGAAAAAAATCCTAAGCCAGTAGCAGCATCCCCTCAAGATTCACGCTTACTTTCTGAAATACAAGAGCAGCAGAATTTGTTGAAGACCTATGAGGTCATGGTAAAGAAGTTCCAGTCCCAGATCCAGACTAGAGATACCGAGATTACCCATTTGCAGCAGCAAATCGATGAAGCTAAACTTCGAAAATCAAAGCTAGAGAAGAAACTGAAACAAAGGGGCCTGCTTAACAAGGAATCAGAGGAATCTGACGAAGAGGAGAACTACTTTTCCATTGAATTGACACCAAGTTTGTTTACATCTGCTGTTGATAATGCATACCAGTCAATGCATGACTTTTCAAAGCCTTTGATCAACATGATGAAGGCTGCAGGTTGGGATCTTGATGCAGCTGCTAATGCAATCGAACCTGGTGTAGTTTACACAAGGAGGGCTCACAAGAAGTATGCTTTTGAATCCTATATTTGCCAAAGAATGTTCAGCGGGTTCCAAGAAGAGAGCTTTTCTATCAAGGACTCCAACATCAGTGTTTCCAACGAGGCTTTCTTCCATCAGTTCCTCGCAGTACGAGCCATGGATCCTTTGGATGTTCTGAGCCAAAATCCTGATTCAATTTTTGGCAAGTTCTGCAGAAGCAAATACCTACTACTTGTGCACCCCAAAATGGAAGGTTCTTTCTTTGGCAACATGGATCAGAGGAACTATGTCATGAGCGGTGGCCATCCAAGGACACCTTTCTATCAGGCTTTTCTAAAGCTGGCGAAGTCAATATGGTTGTTGCACAGGCTGGCATACTCCTTCGATCCGAAGGTCAAGGTCTTTCAAGTGAAAAAGGGAAGTGAATTTGCGGATATCCACATGGAAAGCGTTGTGAAGAACATCATCCTAGACGAAGGTGCAGAGAGGCCGAAAGTTGGCCTTATGGTGATGCCTGGTTTCTTGATTGGGACCAGCATCATACAGGCCCGGGTGTACCTTTCAGGTGTCAAGTGTGCTGACTGA
- the LOC117837961 gene encoding protein CutA 1, chloroplastic isoform X2, which translates to MVLLAGTPFRSLFPPSAVAAPRRTATAPPPLAFHRRSPLTGALLFLSLGGVAGVRSFSSAQMESASTTVPSIVVYVTVPNREAGKKLAGSIISEKLAACVNIVPGVESVYWWEGKVQSDAEELLIIKTRESLLDALTEHVKANHEYDVPEVIALPIKGGNLKYLEWLKNSTREN; encoded by the exons ATGGTACTCCTCGCTGGGACTCCATTCCGATCCCTCTTCCCCCCCagtgccgtcgccgccccacgACGgaccgccaccgcgccgccgcctctcgccTTCCACCGCCGCTCACCGCTCACCGGAGCCCTCTTATTCCTCAGTCTCGGCGGCGTCGCGGG GGTAAGAAGTTTTAGCTCTGCTCAAATGGAGTCTGCTTCAACCACTGTGCCTTCCATTGTCGTGTATGTGACCGTTCCAAATAGGGAAGCAG GCAAGAAGCTAGCTGGAAGCATTATCAGTGAGAAGCTTGCTGCCTGTGTTAACATAGTGCCTG GTGTTGAATCCGTTTACTGGTGGGAGGGAAAG GTGCAAAGTGATGCTGAAGAGTTGCTCATCATCAAGACAAGGGAATCTCTTCTAGATGCCTTAACTGAACATGTGAAAGCCAACCATGAATATGA TGTTCCTGAAGTCATTGCGCTGCCCATAAAAGGAGGCAACCTGAAGTACCTTGAGTGGCTCAAGAACAGCACTAGGGAAAACTGA
- the LOC117837961 gene encoding protein CutA 1, chloroplastic isoform X1: protein MVLLAGTPFRSLFPPSAVAAPRRTATAPPPLAFHRRSPLTGALLFLSLGGVAGCVLPLLRVRSFSSAQMESASTTVPSIVVYVTVPNREAGKKLAGSIISEKLAACVNIVPGVESVYWWEGKVQSDAEELLIIKTRESLLDALTEHVKANHEYDVPEVIALPIKGGNLKYLEWLKNSTREN, encoded by the exons ATGGTACTCCTCGCTGGGACTCCATTCCGATCCCTCTTCCCCCCCagtgccgtcgccgccccacgACGgaccgccaccgcgccgccgcctctcgccTTCCACCGCCGCTCACCGCTCACCGGAGCCCTCTTATTCCTCAGTCTCGGCGGCGTCGCGGGGTGCGTTCTCCCCTTGCTCCG GGTAAGAAGTTTTAGCTCTGCTCAAATGGAGTCTGCTTCAACCACTGTGCCTTCCATTGTCGTGTATGTGACCGTTCCAAATAGGGAAGCAG GCAAGAAGCTAGCTGGAAGCATTATCAGTGAGAAGCTTGCTGCCTGTGTTAACATAGTGCCTG GTGTTGAATCCGTTTACTGGTGGGAGGGAAAG GTGCAAAGTGATGCTGAAGAGTTGCTCATCATCAAGACAAGGGAATCTCTTCTAGATGCCTTAACTGAACATGTGAAAGCCAACCATGAATATGA TGTTCCTGAAGTCATTGCGCTGCCCATAAAAGGAGGCAACCTGAAGTACCTTGAGTGGCTCAAGAACAGCACTAGGGAAAACTGA
- the LOC117837961 gene encoding protein CutA 1, chloroplastic isoform X3, translated as MESASTTVPSIVVYVTVPNREAGKKLAGSIISEKLAACVNIVPGVESVYWWEGKVQSDAEELLIIKTRESLLDALTEHVKANHEYDVPEVIALPIKGGNLKYLEWLKNSTREN; from the exons ATGGAGTCTGCTTCAACCACTGTGCCTTCCATTGTCGTGTATGTGACCGTTCCAAATAGGGAAGCAG GCAAGAAGCTAGCTGGAAGCATTATCAGTGAGAAGCTTGCTGCCTGTGTTAACATAGTGCCTG GTGTTGAATCCGTTTACTGGTGGGAGGGAAAG GTGCAAAGTGATGCTGAAGAGTTGCTCATCATCAAGACAAGGGAATCTCTTCTAGATGCCTTAACTGAACATGTGAAAGCCAACCATGAATATGA TGTTCCTGAAGTCATTGCGCTGCCCATAAAAGGAGGCAACCTGAAGTACCTTGAGTGGCTCAAGAACAGCACTAGGGAAAACTGA
- the LOC117840544 gene encoding small ribosomal subunit protein eS7, whose protein sequence is MYTARKKIQKDKGLEPSEFETSVAQAFFDLENANQELKSDLRDLYINSAFQMDVAGSRKAVVIHVPYRLRKAFKKIHVRLVRELEKKFSGKDVVIVATRRIVRPPKKGSAVVRPRTRTLTAVHDGILEDVVYPAEIVGKRVRYHLDGSKIIKIFLDPKERNNTEYKLETFSAVYRRLCGKDVVYEYPVTDTA, encoded by the exons ATGTACACCGCGAGGAAGAAGATCCAGAAGGACAAGGGCCTTGAGCCCTCTGAGTTCGAGACCTCCGTGGCGCAG GCGTTCTTCGACCTGGAGAATGCGAACCAGGAGCTCAAGAGTGACCTCAGGGACCTCTACATCAATTCTGCCTT CCAGATGGACGTGGCCGGGAGTAGGAAGGCGGTGGTGATCCACGTGCCCTACAGGCTGCGCAAGGCCTTCAAGAAGATCCACGTCAGGCTCGTCAGGGAGCTGGAGAAGAAGTTCAGCGGCAAG GATGTGGTGATTGTTGCAACAAGGCGGATCGTGAGGCCACCCAAGAAGGGTTCTGCTGTTGTTCGCCCGCGCACCAGAACTCTAACTGCTGTTCATGATGGTATCTTGGAGGATGTTGTCTACCCGGCTGAGATTGTGGGAAAACGTGTCAGATATCACCTTGATGGATCAAAGATCATCAAG ATCTTCTTGGACCCAAAGGAGCGCAACAACACTGAGTACAAGCTGGAGACATTCAGTGCTGTGTACCGCAGGCTTTGCGGGAAGGATGTGGTCTATGAGTACCCTGTGACCGATACTGCCTGA